The Burkholderiales bacterium sequence GGGCCAGCGCCCAGGCGATCGTGGAGGCGTGCCGGGCCATGATGGGCATCGTGCGCGGCATGTTGGCCCGGCTGCGCCCGGGAGCCCTGGACGAGCTGGGGCTCGAAGAGGCGCTGCGGGAACTGGTGGCCGGCTGGCGCCGGCGCCATTCCACCGTCGCCTGCACCCTGGAGTTCTCGGGGGACGTGGAGGACTTGGACGAAGGGGCGAAGGTGTGCCTCTACCGCCTGGTGCAGGAGGGGCTGACCAACGTGGCGAAGCACGCGGACGCCCGCCGGGTGGAGGTGCGGCTCGCGCGGACCGGAGGCAGCGGGCCGGAGGATCGGGTGAGCGTGGAGGTGCAGGACGACGGCCGGGGCCTCGCCCCGGACGCCTTCCAAGCTGGCCACGGGCTCCTGGGCATGCGGGAGCGGGTCGAATCCCTGGGAGGGCGGTTCACGGTGGAGAGCCTCCCGGAGGGAGGCGTGCGGGTGGCGGCGGAGCTGCCCGCGGGCGGGAGGGCTTGAGATGGACGCCGTGCCCGTGAGGGTGCTGCTGGCCGACGACCACGCGGTGGTCCGGGCCGGCTTCCGCCGGCTGCTGGAACAGCGACCGGAGATCCGGGTGCTGGCCGAGGCGGCAAGCGGCGAAGAGGCCTACCGGCTCTACGGGGAAATCCAGCCGGACGTGGTGGTGATGGATCTCTCCATGCCCGGCATGGGCGGTCTGGAGACGATCCGGCGCTTGATGGCCCGCTATGGCGCCCGGGTGCTGGTTTTCAGCATCCACGAGAGCGAAGCCTTCGCCCTGCAGGCGTTGAAAAGCGGCGCCTTGGGCTACCTCACCAAGGCCTCGGCCCCCGAGGTGATCGTGAGCGCCGTGCACGCCGTGGCCCAGGGGCGCCGGTACCTCGGCCCCGACGTGGCCCAGCGGATCGCCTTGTACGCCGCGACGGGGGCGAACGACCCCCTGGCGTGCCTGAGCGCCCGGGAGTTCGAGATCTTCCAGCGGGTGGTGGAAGGGCATGGGCCCGAAGCCATCGCCCGGGACCTGCACCTCTCCGCCAAAACCGTCGCCAACTACACCACCCAGATCAAGCAGAAGCTGGGGGTCACGAGCCCTGTGGAGCTGGTGCGGCTCGCCCTCAAGCATCACTTGATCTCCGGTTGAGCCGCACCGGCGCTCCTCTGCCCACGTCGGGAAAATTTCCCGGTGGGTTTTAAGCAATATCCGCACGCGTTCCGGCGTCCCGGGTTGCTAAGCTCCAGGCCGCAGGCTCGACGAAGCCGGCGATTTCGGTCACCAGGGGGGAGCATGACAAAGAAGAACGCGCTCGCGGGCTGGCTCGCGGGCACGATCGGGGCGCTGGGGGCGGCGGGCGTCGTCCACGCCGAGGAGCGGGCGACCCGGCTGGAGGCGCCCACGGTGGAAGTGATCGGCACCACGCCCTTGCCCGACCTGGGCGTGCCCCTGGAGCAGGTTCCCGCCAACGTCCAGGCGGCGACCGACCGGGAGATCCAGACCCAGAACCCCCTGGACCTTTCCGAGTTCATGGTGCGCAACTTGGGCAGCGTCCACGTCAACCAGGCCCAGAACAATCCCTTCCAGCCCGACGTGACCTACCGGGGCTTCACCGCCTCCCCCTTGCTCGGCAACCCCATCGGGCTTTCGGTGTTCGTGGACGGGGTGCGGGTGAACGAGGCCTTCGGCGACACGGTGAACTGGGACCTGATCCCCCTGTCGGCCATCTCCACCATCAACTTGATCCCGGGCTCCAACCCGGTGTTCGGCCTCAACACCCTGGGCGGGGCGCTCGCCATCCGCACCAAGTCGGGCTTCGACTACCCGGGCACCACGGGCCAGGCCTACGCCGGCTCCTTCGGGCGCAAGGCCTTCGACGTCGCCCACGGGGGGCATCGGGACCGGGTGGACTGGTTCGTCACGGCCAACCTCTTCGAGGAGGATGGCTGGCGGGATTTCTCCCCTTCCGAGGTCAAACAGTTCTTCGCCAAAGCGGGCTGGGAGGACGCCACGAGCGACCTGGATTTTTCCTACACCTTCGCGAAAAACGAGCTGGTGGGAAATGGCCTCGTCCCGGAAAGCTTCCTGGCCCAGCGCCGGGAGGCCATCTTCACCCATCCCGACGAGACCCGGCCGGAACTGCATTTTTTCAATCTCAAGGGCAGCCGCTGGTTCGGCGACAAGACGCTCCTCTCCGGCAACGCCTACTACCGCAAGCTGGACCTCGGCACGTTCAACGGAGACGCGGAATTCGACGACGGGGGCACTCCCTTGGACCCCACGGACGACGGTTATGAAGCGGAAAACCGCGCCACCCGCACCGCGAGCCGCGTCCTGGGCGCCACGGTGCAGTTGAGCCTCCTGGGGGAGCTTGCCGGGCGTGCCAACCAGCTCACCCTGGGCGCCAGCGTGGACCGGGGCCGCACCCGCTTCCGCCAGCTCGAGCAGGAGGCGGACTTCACCCCGGACCGGGGCACCGCTGGCCACCGGCCCCTTCGAGCTGGATACCGCGGTCACCGGCCGCAACACCACCTACGGCCTCTACTTCACCGACACCTTGTCCCTCACCGAGCGGCTGGCCTTGACCCTTCTCGGGCCGCTACAACCGGGCAACAGTGCGGCTGCGGGACGACACGGGGCTCGCGCCGGAACTGGAAGGCCGCCACACGTTCAACCGCTTCAACCCGGCGCTGGGGCTCACCTTCAACCCTTCGGCAGGGGCTCACCCTGTACGGGAGCTACCACGAGGGCTTCCGGGTGCCCACGCCCGTGGAGCTCACCTGTGCCGACGAGAACGATCCCTGCGCCCTGCCGGTGGGCTTCGTCGCCGACCCGCCCCTGGAGCCGGTGGTGGCGAAGACCTGGGAGGTGGGGGCCCGGGGCCGCTTCGGGGGGAGCCTCAAGTGGAGCGCGACGGCCTACCGTACCGAGCTCAAGGACGACATCCTGTTCGTCTCCACCGGCGTGGGCCTGGGCTTCTTCACCAACGTGGACAAGACCCGCCGGCAGGGTATCGAGCTGGGGCTCGCCGGCCAGGCGGGACCCTTCGAGTGGTTCGCCAACTACGGCTTCGTGGACGCCACGTTCCGCTCTGCGGCCAGCCTGTTCAACCCGGTGGCCAATCCCCTGGACCCGGCCCAGCCGGCCACCATCGACGTGTCGGAAGGAAACCGGCTGCCCGGCATTCCCCGCCACACCCTGAAGCTGGGCGGCGTCTACCGGGTAAGCGAGCGCTTCACCGTGGGCGCCCAGGTTCTCTACGCCTCCAGCCAGTTCCTGCGGGGGGACGAGAATAACCAGCGCGGCGAGCTTTCGGGCTACACGGTGGTGAACCTGAACCTGGACTACCGCCTCTCCCGCCACTGGGTGTTCTTCGCCAAGGTGGACAACCTGTTCGACGCCCGTTACGAGACCTTGGGGGCGTTCAACCGCAACGCCTTCGACCCGGCCACCGGCCAGCCCCTGGATCAACTGGGGCCCGTGGAGCGCTTCGTCGCGCCGGGCGCCCCCCGGGCCGGCTGGGTCGGGGTGAAATACCAGTTCGGCGTTCCGCCCGGGCGCTAAGGACCCTAGGGCGCACTCACCGGTTTGTCGTAAGCCTATCCTCCCCTAGGGCGCTCCCTACCACGAGCGCCCGCTTTTTTGGGGGCTCCCGCTCCCGCTACACCCTGTTTCAGGATTGGGACACTGGATCGGTCCGGGGCAACCCCCGCCGGCAGGGCGGCTTCGGGTGAGCCCCGTGGGGAAGGGGCGTGGCATGATTCCTGCTTCCGGCGGGAAAAACGTTCCAAGAAATCCCTCGGGGAGGAGGAATCGGGTGCCCGCGTTCATCCCTGGTCCGCCGAAAGCCTGGCGGATCGCCGCCTTGCTGCCCTGGTTCGCCGCAGCCGCCTGGGCCGAGAATCCGGCTGCCACCCTGGAAGCGCCCACGGTGGAAGTGGTGGGTACGACACCCCTGCCCAGCGTGGGGGCTCCCCTGGAACAGGTGCCGGCGGCGGTCCAGGCCGCCACTGGGGAGCAAATCCGGCGGCGGCAGGCCCTGGACCTTTCCGAATTCATGGAGGGAAATCTGGCCGGCGTCACGGTGAACGCCGCCCAGGCGAACCCCTTCCAGCCGGACTTGAGCTTCCGGGGCTTTTCCGCCTCGCCGCTCCTGGGCACGCCCCAGGGCCTTTCGGTGTTCGTGGACGGGGTGCGGGTGAACGAAGCCTTCGGCGACACGGTGAACTGGGATCTGATTCCCCGCTCGGCCATCTCCAGCATCAACCTGATTCCCGGCTCCAACCCCCTGTTCGGCCTGAACACCCTGGGTGGCGCCCTGGCGGTGCACACCAAGTCCGGCTTCCAGTACCCGGGCTTCGCCGCCCAGGCCCTGGCGGGCTCCTGGGACCGGCGAGCAGTGGAGTTCGAATACGGAGGCTTCCGGGACCGGGTGGATTGGTTCGTCACCGGCAATCTCTTCGATGAGGACGGCTGGCGGGAGCACTCCCCCTCGAAGGTGCGGCAGCTCTTCGGCAAGCTCGGCTTCGAGGACGACGTCATGGACCTGGACGCGAGCTTCACCCACGCCGACAACACCCTGGAGGGGGTTCAGGCGCTGCCCTTGTCGATGCTGGGCCGGCCGGAGCAGGCCTACACCTGGCCCGACCGCACCCGCAACCGGCTCAATTTTTTTAGTCTCAAGGGCAGCCGGGTGTTCGGCGAAGACAAGATCCTCGCCGCCAACGTCTATTACCGCAGGCTCTACAGCGACAACTTCAGCAGCAACGTCAACGATGAGTTCGACCCCGTGACCAGCCCCAACCCGGCGTTCAACGACCTGAGCGTCACCGATCAACGGGGCTATGGCGGCTCGGTGCAGTGGACCCTGCTCGGCCGTCTCCTCGAGCGGGCGAACCAGTTCACCCTCGGCGCGAGCCTGGACCGGGGGGAGACCGACTTCAGCCAGTTCGAGCAGGAGGCGGCGTTCACCCCCGACCGGGGCACGGTGGCCACCGGGGATTTCGAGCTGGAAACCGACGTGAACGCGGTGAACCGCTACGCGGGGCTCTACTTCACCGATACCTTGTCCCTGACCGAACGCCTGCACCTCACCGTCTCGGGGCGCTACAACCGGGCCCGGCTCAGGATCCGGGACAAGACGGGACTGGAGCCCGCCTTGAACGGGGACCACACCTTTTCCCGCTTCAATCCGGCGGCGGGGGTGGCCTACAACCCGGTCCCGAGCCACACCCTGTTCCTCGCCTACAACGAAGGCATGCGGGCTCCCACCCCGGTGGAGCTCACCTGCGCCGACCCTCTGGCCCCGTGCCGGCTGCCCAACGCTTTCCTGGCCGATCCGCCCTTGAAGGAGGTGGTTTCCCGGACCTGGGAGACAGGCCTGCGGGGCCGCGTCGCCGGCCGCCTGGGCTACAGCTTGAGCCTCTACCGGACCCACCTCCAGGACGACATCCAGTTCGTGAGCAGCGGCGGGGCCATCAACGCCGGGTTCTTCCAGAACGTGGGGACCACCCGCCGCCAGGGGCTGGAGCTTACCCTGCAGGCGGATTGGGGCCGGTTGCGGCTTCTGGGGAGCTACAGCTTCATCGACGCCACTTTCCGCACCCCCTTCCTGCTGAACAGCCCCAACAATTCCTCGGCCCAGCCCATCCAGGGGCCGAACGACATCCAGGTGCGGCCCGGCGACCGCATCCCGGGCATTCCCCGCCACGTCCTCAAGCTGCGGGCCGAGTATTCGGTGAGCGAAGCGTTGTCCCTGGGCGCGAGCCTCCAGGCGGCGAGCAGCCAGTTCGCCCGGGGGGACGAGAACAACCAGGACGTCCACGGTCCGGTGCCGGGCTACGCGGTCCTCAACCTGGACGCCCGCTACCTCCTCTCCCGCCGTTGGGAGCTCTTTTTCAAGTTGAACAATCTGCTGAACGAGCGCTACGAGAACTTCGGCGTGCTGGGGGAGAACTTTTTCCGCGGCCCCGGCAACACCTTCGATCCGGGGAGCGCCGCCCCCGAGCAGTTCCGCTCCCCCGGCGCCCCCCGGGCGGCCTGGGTCGGGCTGCGTTACGCCCTGGGAGGCGGGGCGGGGGGAGGGGACGACTGAACCGGGAACGAAAAGGGGCTGCCTCGCGGCAGCCCCCGAAAGACGAGAGAGCGGAGAAAATCAGCGGTTGGCGATGTACAGGGTGACTTCGAAGCCGAACCGCATTTCGGTGAATTGGGGCTTGGTCCACATGGCGAATGCTCCTTCTCCTGAGCCAGGAATTTCAGCTTCCAATATAAGATCGAGACTCCAGATCTTGTATTGGGAAAAGCCTGGATCGGGCCTAAGGATTTTCATGAGCTAAGGCTCCAGCAACCCCGCCCGCAGGGCGATCAGGGTGAGTTCCGCGGCGTTGGAGGCGTTCAGCTTCTGCTTGATGTTGTACAGGTGGGTGCCCACCGTGCGGGGGCTCAGGTACAGCATTTCGGCGATCTCGGCCACGGTCTTGCCCTGGGCGAGGAGCAGGAACAGCTCGAATTCCCGCGGGCTCAAGACTTCCACCGGGTTGCGGGTTCCGGTCACCTGCTGGATCGCCAGTTGCTGGGCCAGGGCCGGCTCCAGATAGACCTTGCCGGCGGCCACCTGCCGCACCGCCTGGATCAGCTCCTCGGGCGCGCTGCGCTTGGAGAGATAGCCCAGGGCCCCCGCTTCCAGGACCCGCTTCGGGTGCAGGGTGTCGTCGTGGGCCGAGAGCACCAGGATGCGGGCGTCCTTGTCCTTGGCGAGCAGGCGCCTCACCGCCTCCATCCCCCCCATGCCCGGCATGGAAAGGTCCATCACCACCACGTCCGGCCGGGCCTCCGGATAGCGCTTGAGCGCCTGCTCGCCGGTGTCGGCTTCCGCCACCACCCGGATGTCGGGCGTGCTCTCCAGCAGCAGGCGGAAACCCATGCGGACCACCGCGTGGTCGTCCACCAGCATGACCTTGAGCGGGGAAGCGATCATAAAAAACAGTTTAACCCGCCGCCACCGCCGCCTGGACGGGCAGTGGGATCACCGCCCGCACCCGCACGCCTGCGCCGGGATGGCCCTCCACCGAGAAGCGGCCTTTGAGGGCCTGCACCCGCTCCCGCATGCCCAGGAGCCCGTAGCCGACCCGGACGGAGGCGCCGCCATTGCCCATGCCCCGGCCGTCGTCCTGGACCGTGACCTGCACCGCTTCCTCCCCGCTTTCCGGGTCGATCCCGCGCACCACCTGCACCTCGGCGCGGGAAGCGCCCGCGTGCTTGACCACGTTGGTCAGGCACTCCTGGACGATGCGGTAGACCGTGATGTTGACCTCCTCCCCCAGGTCCTCCAGCTTGCCTTCGAGCTTGAGGGAGAAATTCACCTCGGGGTGGGCGGCTCGCCAGGTCTCCATCGAATCCTGGAGCGCCTCGGGCAGCCCCAGGTGGTCCAGAGCCGAAGGCCTGAGGTTGCGGATCATGCGATGCACCAGGTCGTAGAGGTGCCCGGCGATGGAGACGATGGTCTTCGCCTGCTCGTGGGCCTGGAGGTCGCTCTGGGCGGTGCGCTGGGCGATGGTCATGCCGATGGTCTTGATCGCGGTGGCGCACTGGCCCAGCTCGTCGTGCAATTCCCGGGCGAGGCTGCGGCGCTCCTCTTCCACGTGGCGCTGGATGAGCTGGGTGAGCCGGCGATTCTGTTCCAGCTCCCGGGCGATCGCCTCGGCCCGCTTTTTCTCGGTGATGTCCCGCAGGCTCACGATCTCGCCGAGCACCTGGCCGTTAGCGGGGTCCGTGAGGGGCGCGGCGGAGAGGGTCAAATCCAGCACCCGAGCGTCCCGGGTGAGCCACCGGGTCTCCGCGTTGTCGATGCGCCCGCCCCGCAGCAGCGCGGCCAGCGCCTCGGCTGCCTCGCCCTCGCCGGGCATGAGGACGCGGGCGGGCCGCCCCAGGATCTCCCCGGCGGCGTAGCCGAAGAGCCGCTCGGCGGCGGGATTCCAGAAGGTGATCTTTCCCTGGGGGTCCAGGATCATGGTGGCGTCCCCTGACTGCTGCACGGCAAGCGCCAGGCGCTGGTTCTCCGCCATGCTGCTCTCCAGAGCCTGGGCCATGCGGTTGAAGGTGTGGCTGATGGCGGACATCTCGGGCAGGGCGAAATCGGGGAGCCGCGCGTCCAGACGGCCCTGTTCCATCCGCGAAAGGCCCTCCAGGATGGTCTTCACGGGCTTCAACGCCCGCTCCACCAGCCAGAACACCAGCACGTTCACCAGCACGAAGAAGGCGGCGGCGATCCAGGCCAGGCTTTTCAGGTCATCCCAGGCGTCCAGGGTGGCGCGGGAAGGATCCGGGATCACCTCCAGGAAGCCCCCCTGGAAACGCAGAAAAACCAGGGACTCCTTCGGGCTCACCAGGCGGCTGAACCACTGGGGCGCGTAGCGTCCCGCCTTGTAGGTGGAAGGAGGCGAGACATAGACCAGGTCGCCCAGGCTGTTGTAGCAGCGGATCTCGTTGGAACGCACCCGGCCCAGGGAGTTGAGGAAGTTGAGCATCACCTGGAGCTGGGACTCGGAGTGGGGCACGAACCGGCTGGTGTAGATGACGGTGGTGAGCAGCTGCACGGTGACCCGGGTGGCGGCCCGAACCTCCTCGCCGATGGACTTGCGCATGTTGTCCAGCATCATGGCGCCGCTCGCCACCAGGAACAGCACCATGAGGGTCGTGCACAGCAGGTTGATGCGGGTTCTCAAGCGCATGAGGGAGACTCAAGCCGCGCCTTGAACGCTTCCCCTGCCGCGAGCATGGCCTGGCCTATGGCGGGAGAGCCGGCGGAGTGCCCTCCGCCTTCCACCAGGATGAGCCGGGCCTCGGGCCACGCTGCCTTGAGCCGGAAGGCCGCGACGGGCGGACAGATCAGGTCCAGCCGGCCCTGCACCAGGGTGCAGGGGATGTGACGGATGTTCGGGACCCCGCGGAGCAGCCCGCCCGGGTCCAGAAAACAACCATGGACCAGGTAGTGGGTCTGGATCCTGGCCTTGGCGAGGAGTTTCTCAGGAGGAGGGGGCTCGCTGGAGACCGGGTCCACGAGGCCCATGGCTCGCCGCTCGTAAGCCTCCCAAGCCCGCGCTGCCGCGAGGGCCAGGTTCCGGTTCGTTCCGTGCAGGGCCCGATGGTAGCGCTCCAGGAGGCTTTCTTCCCCGGGCACGGCGCGGGAGAAGGCCTCCCATGCGTCGGGCAGGAAACGGGCGAGCCCCTGGAGGTACCAGTGGACTTCTTCTTCGGTGCCCAGGAAGACGCCCCGCAGCAAGAGCCCCGCGCAGGCGGAAGGATGAGCCCGGGCATAGGCTAGGGCGAGGGTCGCCCCCCAGGAGCCGCCGCACACCAGCCAGCGTTCCACGCCCAGGTGGGCCCGCAACGCTTCCATGTCCTCCAGGAGAAAAGGGAGCGAGTTCTCCTGGACAGCGCCAAGAGGGGTGCTCTGGCCGCAGCCCCGCTGGTCGAAGAGCACCACCCGGTAGAAGGCGGGATCGAAGAAGCCCCGGCTCGTGGGGTTCGAGCCGCTTCCCGGGCCGCCGTGCAGCACGATGACCGGGCGGCCCCTGGGGTTGCCGCTTTCCTCGTAATAGAGGCGATGGAGGCCCCGGGGGAGCCAGCCTCGGGCGTGGGGTTCGGCATAGGGGTAAAGCCCCGTCATCCCCGTTCCTCCAGGCGGAAGTGGATGGGGACGGTGACCTCGTACCACCCACGCAGGCTCGAAGGCGGGGGCTGGCGGGAGAGGGCCTTGCGCACCATGTCCAGGGCCTGGCGGTCCAGCACCTCGTGGCCGCTGGATTCCGCCACCTTCACTTCCTGGACTTGGCCGTTGGGGCCGATGCGCACCAGGATCTGGGCGGTTCCCTGCCAGCCCCGGACCCGGGCGATGCGCGGGTACTGCCTGTGCTCCGCCGCCGCGGCGCTCAGGCTGCGCTCGTACCCCTGAAGGGTTTCCCTGTCCCGCAGCAAGGCGGCCTGGGATTCCGCCGGCGGCAGGGGAGCGGGGCTCAAGACCGGTGCCGGGGCCGCTGGCTCGGCCGCGGGGGGCAGGGCCGCCACGGGACCCGGCGACTCGGCCGGCGGGGCGGGGGGTTCCACGGGAGAGGCCTGCACGGGTTCTTCCGCCAGCGGGCTCGCAGGCTTGGCCTGGGCGACGGGCTTCTGCGGCGTGGGCTTCCTCCGCTCCACCGGCCGGGCCTGAGGAACGGAGTCCGGTTTGGGTTTCTCGGCCGCCAGCGGTCGGGGCGGCGGGGGCGACGCCTCCTCGATCTGCACCGGCGCGACGGAGACCAGTTGAACTTCCAGCACCTCCACCGGCTTGGGCGGGGTCGGGGAGGGGGCGGGCACCAGGTAAACGGTCAGGCCATGGGCCGCCAGCGACAGCATCAGCGCCAAGAGGAGTCGCCGGTTCGAGTTCGAATCGGACGGACCGGAGAGATCCTCGGGCAGCAAGACGTCCTCGGGGCGTTGTTCGGCTGCGTCTCGCCCGGCCATTTCACGAAGTCGCCCCTGGAACGAGGCCACGCTGTGCAGTGTCATCGGGTTGGGGGTCAGCCCGGCCAGTCTCACGAAGGCGTCCTCCAAAAGAGGCCGCCCTGGGCAATCGTGAAATAATCCAAGCTAGCCTAGTGCAACGCCTGACCCCGGTAAATAAAGCGGTGAAAGATCATGAAAATCATGAGCCCCGGGTCACGATTTCCCGACTGCCGCGGGCCCGAGGCTGCGCCGAAGATTAAGTCCGGGAAGCCTTGGGGGCAAGTCCCGGGGCGTTCCTCCCGGACGCCGTCCGGGTTGTTTCCATTCCAACATTGAA is a genomic window containing:
- a CDS encoding DNA-binding response regulator — encoded protein: MDAVPVRVLLADDHAVVRAGFRRLLEQRPEIRVLAEAASGEEAYRLYGEIQPDVVVMDLSMPGMGGLETIRRLMARYGARVLVFSIHESEAFALQALKSGALGYLTKASAPEVIVSAVHAVAQGRRYLGPDVAQRIALYAATGANDPLACLSAREFEIFQRVVEGHGPEAIARDLHLSAKTVANYTTQIKQKLGVTSPVELVRLALKHHLISG
- the fepA gene encoding TonB-dependent receptor, yielding MTKKNALAGWLAGTIGALGAAGVVHAEERATRLEAPTVEVIGTTPLPDLGVPLEQVPANVQAATDREIQTQNPLDLSEFMVRNLGSVHVNQAQNNPFQPDVTYRGFTASPLLGNPIGLSVFVDGVRVNEAFGDTVNWDLIPLSAISTINLIPGSNPVFGLNTLGGALAIRTKSGFDYPGTTGQAYAGSFGRKAFDVAHGGHRDRVDWFVTANLFEEDGWRDFSPSEVKQFFAKAGWEDATSDLDFSYTFAKNELVGNGLVPESFLAQRREAIFTHPDETRPELHFFNLKGSRWFGDKTLLSGNAYYRKLDLGTFNGDAEFDDGGTPLDPTDDGYEAENRATRTASRVLGATVQLSLLGELAGRANQLTLGASVDRGRTRFRQLEQEADFTPDRGTAGHRPLRAGYRGHRPQHHLRPLLHRHLVPHRAAGLDPSRAATTGQQCGCGTTRGSRRNWKAATRSTASTRRWGSPSTLRQGLTLYGSYHEGFRVPTPVELTCADENDPCALPVGFVADPPLEPVVAKTWEVGARGRFGGSLKWSATAYRTELKDDILFVSTGVGLGFFTNVDKTRRQGIELGLAGQAGPFEWFANYGFVDATFRSAASLFNPVANPLDPAQPATIDVSEGNRLPGIPRHTLKLGGVYRVSERFTVGAQVLYASSQFLRGDENNQRGELSGYTVVNLNLDYRLSRHWVFFAKVDNLFDARYETLGAFNRNAFDPATGQPLDQLGPVERFVAPGAPRAGWVGVKYQFGVPPGR
- a CDS encoding membrane protein, with translation MPAFIPGPPKAWRIAALLPWFAAAAWAENPAATLEAPTVEVVGTTPLPSVGAPLEQVPAAVQAATGEQIRRRQALDLSEFMEGNLAGVTVNAAQANPFQPDLSFRGFSASPLLGTPQGLSVFVDGVRVNEAFGDTVNWDLIPRSAISSINLIPGSNPLFGLNTLGGALAVHTKSGFQYPGFAAQALAGSWDRRAVEFEYGGFRDRVDWFVTGNLFDEDGWREHSPSKVRQLFGKLGFEDDVMDLDASFTHADNTLEGVQALPLSMLGRPEQAYTWPDRTRNRLNFFSLKGSRVFGEDKILAANVYYRRLYSDNFSSNVNDEFDPVTSPNPAFNDLSVTDQRGYGGSVQWTLLGRLLERANQFTLGASLDRGETDFSQFEQEAAFTPDRGTVATGDFELETDVNAVNRYAGLYFTDTLSLTERLHLTVSGRYNRARLRIRDKTGLEPALNGDHTFSRFNPAAGVAYNPVPSHTLFLAYNEGMRAPTPVELTCADPLAPCRLPNAFLADPPLKEVVSRTWETGLRGRVAGRLGYSLSLYRTHLQDDIQFVSSGGAINAGFFQNVGTTRRQGLELTLQADWGRLRLLGSYSFIDATFRTPFLLNSPNNSSAQPIQGPNDIQVRPGDRIPGIPRHVLKLRAEYSVSEALSLGASLQAASSQFARGDENNQDVHGPVPGYAVLNLDARYLLSRRWELFFKLNNLLNERYENFGVLGENFFRGPGNTFDPGSAAPEQFRSPGAPRAAWVGLRYALGGGAGGGDD
- a CDS encoding DNA-binding response regulator produces the protein MIASPLKVMLVDDHAVVRMGFRLLLESTPDIRVVAEADTGEQALKRYPEARPDVVVMDLSMPGMGGMEAVRRLLAKDKDARILVLSAHDDTLHPKRVLEAGALGYLSKRSAPEELIQAVRQVAAGKVYLEPALAQQLAIQQVTGTRNPVEVLSPREFELFLLLAQGKTVAEIAEMLYLSPRTVGTHLYNIKQKLNASNAAELTLIALRAGLLEP
- a CDS encoding proline iminopeptidase; protein product: MTGLYPYAEPHARGWLPRGLHRLYYEESGNPRGRPVIVLHGGPGSGSNPTSRGFFDPAFYRVVLFDQRGCGQSTPLGAVQENSLPFLLEDMEALRAHLGVERWLVCGGSWGATLALAYARAHPSACAGLLLRGVFLGTEEEVHWYLQGLARFLPDAWEAFSRAVPGEESLLERYHRALHGTNRNLALAAARAWEAYERRAMGLVDPVSSEPPPPEKLLAKARIQTHYLVHGCFLDPGGLLRGVPNIRHIPCTLVQGRLDLICPPVAAFRLKAAWPEARLILVEGGGHSAGSPAIGQAMLAAGEAFKARLESPSCA
- a CDS encoding cell envelope biogenesis protein TonB: MRLAGLTPNPMTLHSVASFQGRLREMAGRDAAEQRPEDVLLPEDLSGPSDSNSNRRLLLALMLSLAAHGLTVYLVPAPSPTPPKPVEVLEVQLVSVAPVQIEEASPPPPRPLAAEKPKPDSVPQARPVERRKPTPQKPVAQAKPASPLAEEPVQASPVEPPAPPAESPGPVAALPPAAEPAAPAPVLSPAPLPPAESQAALLRDRETLQGYERSLSAAAAEHRQYPRIARVRGWQGTAQILVRIGPNGQVQEVKVAESSGHEVLDRQALDMVRKALSRQPPPSSLRGWYEVTVPIHFRLEERG